A region of Dioscorea cayenensis subsp. rotundata cultivar TDr96_F1 chromosome 5, TDr96_F1_v2_PseudoChromosome.rev07_lg8_w22 25.fasta, whole genome shotgun sequence DNA encodes the following proteins:
- the LOC120262424 gene encoding serine/threonine-protein kinase D6PK-like produces the protein MNSSRGTSEIVEANEDLDLVHSSNGSCLPGFKPKAVQRDGKAYVYPVENDLSRLIEAIDLKTTKRVLAPSRTGVDLLQESRMKKPMKVGACQASGTGASESVTLKQALRRLCISQASEMAAIKRMSKPIGLSGVSEAGMITKLYSSVVVQGSESDVPVNEEKGTVEVSFYPEKIVINSSGKASEICEVNDVESSDKKESSHAQNTNAAGAIKTGIRGTSVSMSKKIVSKTRGSAKVENLKKKTHPKGSLSLSHILVESGKTNTNPRSLKPTFGKKVLSRKKGKPGPVSTLENSSICCEGDKAIISNKAKPKCQAELPLPSAGIANGVESGSMGKKDKDASKLDFSPEVSDGSRPVSLKMSGFSGSREKGECSQSSKSSMADCSSSASISDDSNQSGYCSHSSRPHMSKDVKWMAIHNVIEEHGNLGLKNFKLHRRLGCGDIGTVYLAELIGSECFFALKVMDNEFLMSRKKMLRSQTERDILQMLDHPFLPTLYAHFTSDNLSCLVMEYCPGGDLHVLRQKQPGRSFSEFAARFYVAEVLLALEYLHMLGVIYRDLKPENILVREDGHIMLSDFDLSLRCTVNPTLLRSSSVGAQESLKKLSGPCSESSCISPLCMEPSWVQTSCFTTPIVSSTKSKTWKPKSDRTIQVSPSLQLVVEPTDARSNSFVGTHEYLAPEIIKGDGHGSAVDWWTYGIFLYELLFGRTPFKGSGNDETLANVVSQSLVFPESPAVSGNAKDLIMGLLVKEPAERLGSVKGAAEIKQHPFFEGLNWALIRSSAPPETPKFHDPRTPVRVRKKKESRCLDFGLSGEDVEFELF, from the exons ATGAATTCATCTCGTGGCACTTCAGAGATTGTTGAGGCAAATGAAGATTTAGACCTGGTTCATTCTTCTAATGGATCTTGTTTGCCTGGGTTTAAGCCAAAAGCGGTTCAAAGAGATGGCAAGGCATATGTTTATCCTGTGGAAAATGACCTCAGCCGGCTCATTGAAGCTATTGATCTCAAAACTACAAAAAGGGTTTTGGCTCCTTCTCGGACAGGAGTGGACTTGCTTCAAGAGAGTAGGATGAAAAAGCCAATGAAAGTTGGTGCATGTCAAGCATCTGGCACAGGGGCATCTGAATCTGTCACATTAAAGCAGGCACTGAGAAGACTATGTATTTCTCAAGCCTCAGAGATGGCTGCTATCAAGAGAATGTCAAAACCAATTGGTTTATCTGGTGTCTCGGAAGCTGGGATGATCACAAAGCTTTATTCTTCTGTCGTTGTTCAAGGGAGTGAATCTGATGTTCCAGTAAATGAGGAGAAAGGAACTGTGGAAGTGTCATTTTATCCTGAGAAAATTGTTATAAATTCATCTGGAAAAGCATCTGAAATATGTGAAGTGAATGACGTTGAATCATCAGATAAAAAGGAATCATCTCATGCTCAGAATACAAATGCTGCAGGTGCTATAAAGACCGGTATACGGGGCACAAGTGTTTCCATGTCTAAGAAAATTGTGAGCAAAACACGGGGTTCAGCTAAAGTAGAAAATCTCAAAAAGAAGACACATCCCAAAGGTTCTCTATCTCTTTCCCATATCTTGGTAGAATCTGGCAAAACTAATACTAATCCACGATCATTAAAGCCAACATTTGGGAAGAAGGTCCTTTCTAGAAAGAAAGGGAAGCCTGGACCAGTTTCCACACTAGAAAATTCCAGCATATGCTGTGAAGGTGATAAAGCTATAATTTCTAATAAAGCCAAACCAAAGTGCCAGGCGGAACTTCCTTTGCCTTCAGCTGGTATTGCCAATGGTGTTGAATCTGGTAGTATGGGAAAGAAGGATAAAGATGCAAGCAAACTTGATTTTAGTCCAGAAGTTTCTGATGGAAGCAGACCTGTCAGTTTGAAAATGAGTGGATTTTCAGGGTCAAGAGAAAAGGGAGAATGTTCCCAAAGTTCAAAAAGTAGCATGGCTGATTGCAGCAGCAGCGCTAGCATTAGTGATGACAGTAATCAGAGTGGGTATTGCAGTCACAGCAGCAGGCCTCACATGTCGAAGGATGTGAAATGGATGGCTATTCACAATGTCATCGAGGAACATGGAAACTTAGGGCTTAAGAACTTTAAGCTCCACAGAAGACTTGGTTGTGGAGACATCGGGACTGTTTATCTTGCTGAGCTGATTGGTTCAGAGTGCTTCTTTGCACTTAAAGTCATGGATAATGAGTTCTTGATGAGCAGAAAGAAGATGCTGAGATCTCAAACTGAAAGAGACATACTGCAAATGCTGGATCATCCATTTCTTCCAACTCTATACGCTCATTTTACATCAGATAATCTCTCATGCTTGGTTATGGAATATTGTCCAGGTGGTGATTTGCATGTCCTCAGACAAAAGCAACCTGGCAGGAGTTTCTCTGAATTTGCAGCGAG GTTTTATGTTGCAGAAGTCCTGCTTGCACTGGAGTATCTGCATATGTTAGGTGTCATCTACCGTGATCTTAAACCTGAGAACATTCTAGTTCGAGAAGATGGTCACATTATGCTCTCCGACTTTGATCTGTCTCTCAGGTGCACAGTAAATCCTACGCTGCTCAGATCCTCATCAGTTGGTGCACAAGAATCATTGAAGAAGCTATCAGGACCATGTTCTGAGTCCAGCTGCATCAGCCCTCTTTGCATGGAGCCATCATGGGTTCAGACATCATGCTTCACAACTCCTATAGTTTCTTCAACGAAATCCAAGACATGGAAGCCTAAATCTGACCGAACCATACAGGTCAGCCCGTCTCTCCAGTTAGTTGTCGAGCCTACGGATGCTCGGTCAAACTCTTTTGTTGGCACTCATGAATACCTAGCCCCTGAGATCATCAAAGGGGATGGACATGGGAGTGCTGTAGACTGGTGGACGTATGGCATATTCCTATATGAGCTTCTGTTTGGAAGGACACCTTTCAAGGGGTCCGGAAATGACGAGACGCTGGCCAACGTGGTTTCTCAAAGCTTGGTGTTCCCCGAGAGCCCCGCTGTGAGTGGTAATGCCAAGGATTTGATCATGGGGCTACTGGTGAAGGAGCCTGCAGAGCGGCTGGGATCAGTCAAAGGTGCTGCTGAAATAAAGCAACATCCATTTTTCGAAGGCCTTAACTGGGCATTGATCCGATCTAGTGCGCCACCTGAGACACCGAAATTCCATGATCCGAGGACTCCGGTGAGGGTGCGAAAGAAAAAGGAGAGTAGGTGTCTTGATTTTGGGCTGAGTGGAGAGGATGTCGAGTTTGAGCTTTTCTAA